One stretch of Harmonia axyridis chromosome 1, icHarAxyr1.1, whole genome shotgun sequence DNA includes these proteins:
- the LOC123680548 gene encoding poly(A) RNA polymerase, mitochondrial-like, which produces MSIFQQISSKNFQLGYKNTKFKEKIFRFSRYFSSKKSPKEEIINGTQTNRRYIPFQEKINKRKSEAKKSLIVQVESAQSFKELYSYCSSFGSIKQMFHYSTGIEPMHFILVEFQQIDGVQAALSSGTFVQNYSITPTQSQFLWFRAGSKKFSEKKQKNIDLEVTDGIKKISDDVIKEELLNCESLSDQIKTLYDMSRLTDLESRLRFLTARQIEMSLSGMFPNAQVLPFGSSVNGFGKMGCDLDLVLTLSDRKENPDSRLIFHCKELSGDRTRNLEAISDILDLFQPGCTRLRKILRARVPIIKYYHKFTDVECDVSMSNVSGVHMSDFLYMMGSLDPRVRPLVFAIRRWAKDVGLTNSSPGRWITNFSLTLLVLFFLQRPLHSSPILPSLNTLVKSAGSKDSFITEEGVNCTFLRNIDKLHHTIINTETLENLLCEFFEYYSQFDFKTKSICLNEAVVLSKPDSSPLYIVNPLERGLNVSKNVSLEELDRFREEVRSAVWMIQSRENTVSAKWGLLSILKTTKHNKHKLTFNRTKNNRLMHVKELFIEGENVDEFKEIEFKNSTVKKQVENIKRENHELHKTLKNLKEPNR; this is translated from the exons AtgtcaatatttcagcaaatttcatcgaaaaattttcaattaggaTATAAAAATaccaaattcaaagaaaaaatttttcgtttttcacggtacttttcatcgaaaaaatccCCAAAGGAGGAAATTATTAATG GCACCCAAACAAATAGAAGATACataccatttcaagaaaaaattaataaaagaaaatcagAAGCTAAAAAAAGTTTGATTGTACAAGTAGAATCAGCCCAATCTTTTAAAGAACTTTACTCCTATTGTAGTTCCTTTGGTTCAATTAaacaaatgtttcattattctACAGGAATCGAACCAATG CATTTCATTTTAGTGGAATTTCAACAAATAGATGGTGTTCAAGCTGCGTTATCATCTGGTACTTTTGTTCAGAATTATTCTATTACTCCTACCCAATCACAATTTTTGTGGTTCAGAGCAGGttccaaaaaattttcagagaaaaaacaaaaaaatatagatttggaAGTAACAGATgggataaagaaaatttcagatgATGTTATTAAAGAAGAACTGCTGAATTGTGAAAGT CTTAGTGATCAAATTAAAACACTTTATGATATGTCAAGACTTACAGATTTAGAGTCTCGTTTACGTTTTCTCACAGCCAGACAGATAGAGATGTCATTGTCTGGAATGTTTCCTAATGCTCAAGTTCTCCCATTTGGTTCTTCAGTAAATGGCTTTGGTAAAATGGGGTGTGACCTTGATCTTGTGCTAACATTAAGTGACAGAAAG gaaAATCCTGATAGCAGATTAATATTTCATTGTAAGGAATTATCAGGAGATAGAACCAGAAATTTGGAGGCAATTTCCGATATTTTAGATCTGTTTCAACCCGGTTGTACAAGATTGAGAAAAATTTTACGAGCAAGAGTTccgataataaaatattatcacaaaTTCACTGATGTGGAATGTGATGTGTCCATGTCCAATGT ttcagGAGTACATATGTCTGACTTTTTATATATGATGGGTTCCCTGGATCCCAGAGTAAGACCATTAGTATTTGCAATTAGAAGGTGGGCCAAAGATGTAGGATTAACAAATAGTAGTCCAGGTCGCTGGATAACAAATTTTTCACTGACATTGCTTGTTTTATTCTTTTTGCAAAGACCTTTGCATTCAAGCCCTATACTGCCTTCATTAAACACTTTGGTAAAATCTGCAG GTTCAAAGGACTCCTTTATCACAGAAGAGGGGGTTAACTGCACATTCCTTAGGAATATAGACAAATTGCATCATACTATTATAAATACTGAAACTTTGGAAAATTTGTTGTGTGAATTCTTTGAATATTACTCCCAATTTGATTTTAAAACAAAATCAATATGTTTGAATGAAGCAGTAGTCTTATCCAAACCAGACAGCAGTCCTTTATATATTGTAAATCCCTTAGAAAGAGGACTGAATGTGAGTAAAAACGTGAGTTTGGAAGAATTGGACAGGTTCAGAGAGGAAGTGAGGAGTGCTGTGTGGATGATTCAATCAAGAGAAAATACAGTATCTGCAAAGTGGGGTTTACTTTCAATACTGAAAACTACTAAACATAATAAGCATAAGCTGACTTTTAATAGgacaaaaaataatagattaaTGCATGTAAAGGAATTATTCATTGAGGGCGAAAATGTTGATGAATTCaaagaaattgaatttaaaaatagtACTGTTAAGAAGCAAGTAGAGAATATCAAGAGAGAAAACCATGAGTTACacaaaacattaaaaaatttgaaagaacctAATAGGTAA
- the LOC123680554 gene encoding zinc finger protein 263-like — protein sequence MNTTEISSRENPLDKYSTEKSEKWRFINTICRLCSLECQLKSQNILQKKILEMLKFCSSLRPSELDGLPRRICSSCLQSLTNSYLFRIKMEATDILLKKKLEVLFVKKDILDISLNNAQIKSLHSETIVKEENTEDISENSSSVELDSTKIIQMTQKALVPNSKVEVIFDDSPNSNVDEGKKEPIVLKTLEACKKVINVALPPLIPIQTSNNNKTKALNQTSMEDPPPLVPLKSIVNEGMSSKLPSENINIEKEIISESSQKNRIEIIQSSKSLFCNICKKAFQEGEKLIRHLKGHMVPKNFSCTICGKKYPSPSTFQIHMRSHTGERPFKCPVCDKGFSRWAGVVSHLQSHEDNRPFKCDSCDQSFKVSSNLERHKVLHAGVLPFCCNYCGKTFSQSSNLQLHIRTYHTNERPYLCSVCGKGFVSSTRLNRHMRIHTGYKPFHCRICTKGYSNISDLKNHEFGVHGNKCEKPFSCDICDKKFFYSCRLTKHLKTHSTLHHVCNQCSKTFPTSNCLAQHIESKHPESNFTDSTE from the coding sequence ATGAATACTACAGAAATATCTTCTAGAGAAAATCCATTGGACAAATACTCTACTGAGAAAAGTGAAAAATGGAGATTTATCAACACTATTTGTAGGTTGTGCTCTTTAGAATGTCAGTTAAAATCGCAGAACatattacagaaaaaaatactCGAAATGCTTAAATTCTGTTCATCCCTTCGTCCTTCAGAACTTGATGGTCTTCCAAGAAGAATATGTTCATCTTGTTTGCAGTCTTTGACCAATAGTTATCTCTTCAGAATTAAAATGGAAGCAACAGATATActgctgaaaaaaaaactggaagttctttttgttaaaaaagATATTCTCGATATATCTCTCAATAATGCTCAGATAAAAAGTTTACATAGTGAAACAATTGTGAAGGAAGAAAATAcagaagatatttctgaaaattcttCATCAGTTGAACTTGATTCCACCAAGATTATTCAAATGACTCAGAAAGCTTTAGTACCAAATAGTAAAGTAGAAGTTATATTTGATGACTCTCCCAATTCTAATGTCGATGAAGGAAAAAAGGAACCAATTGTGTTGAAAACTCTTGAGGCATGTaaaaaagtaatcaatgttGCACTTCCTCCTTTGATACCTATACAAACTTCtaacaataataaaacaaaagcTTTAAACCAAACTTCAATGGAAGATCCACCTCCTTTAGTACCCTTGAAATCCATTGTAAATGAAGGTATGTCCTCAAAGTTACcttctgaaaatataaatattgaaaaagaaataatctCAGAAAGTTCCCAAAAAAATCGTATAGAAATAATTCAATCATCGAAATCCTTATTCTGCAATATTTGTAAGAAAGCGTTTCAAGAAGGTGAGAAATTGATCCGTCATTTGAAAGGACATATGGTTCCTAAAAATTTCTCCTGTACAATAtgtggaaaaaaatatccaagCCCAAGTACTTTTCAAATCCATATGAGGTCTCATACTGGGGAAAGACCATTTAAATGTCCTGTTTGTGACAAAGGATTCTCTAGATGGGCTGGTGTTGTGAGTCACTTGCAGAGTCATGAAGATAATCGACCTTTTAAATGTGATTCTTGTGACCAGTCATTTAAGGTTTCATCGAATTTGGAACGACATAAAGTATTACATGCAGGTGTACTTCCATTTTGTTGTAATTACTGTGGAAAAACTTTCAGTCAGTCAAGCAATCTACAATTACATATAAGGACTTATCATACTAATGAGAGACCTTATCTGTGTTCAGTGTGCGGTAAAGGTTTTGTATCATCAACCAGGTTGAATCGACATATGAGGATTCATACAGGATATAAACCATTCCATTGTCGAATATGCACTAAAGGATACTCAAACATAAGTGATTTAAAAAATCATGAATTCGGTGTCCATGGTAATAAATGTGAAAAACCATTTTCTTGTGATATATGtgataagaaatttttttattcatgtcgtttaacgaaacatttgaaaacaCATTCAACATTACATCATGTATGTAACCAGTGCAGTAAAACTTTTCCTACTAGTAATTGCTTAGCCCAACacatagaaagtaaacaccctGAAAGTAATTTTACTGATAGTACTGAATAA
- the LOC123680624 gene encoding thioredoxin-like protein 1: MSLVKDINDEAHFQAELALASTKLVVADFTAKWCGPCQIIKPIFQQLSTKYANAVFLQIDVDKCQETASAQGVSAMPTFIFYRNKTKVDRVQGADAASLEAKIQQYYGSPESEEGESVSGYLDLQPFITKAECECLNESDDHTLEHCLTSGNGFLQSDCDEQLIISIAFNQAVKIHSIKVKAPAGKGPKNIRLFINQPRTLDFDQINSFNSVQDLEFKPEELDGTPVNLRFVKFQNVQNIQVFIKDNQEGGEVTQIDHLVFIGTPITTTNMGDFKRVAGKKGECH, from the exons atgtctttggtaAAAGATATAAATGACGAAGCACACTTCCAAGCCGAGTTGGCATTAGCTTCTACCAAACTAGTAGTTGCTGATTTTACTGCCAAATG GTGTGGACCTTGCCAAATAATCAAACCAATATTTCAACAGTTATCCACTAAATATGCAAATGCTGTTTTTCTCCAAATTGATGTGGACAAATGCCAGGAAACGGCATCAGCTCAAGGAGTATCTGCAATGCCCACTTTTATATTCTATAGGAATAAGACAAAAGTTGATCGGGTACAAGGTGCTGATGCTGCTTCATTAGAAGCTAAAATTCAACAGTATTATGGAAGCCCTGAAAGTGAAGAAGGTGAATCCGTTAGTGGTTATTTGGATCTACAACCATTTATAACTAAAGCTGAATGTGAATGCTTGAACGAAAGTGATGATCATACTTTAGAACATTGTCTTACTTCTGGAAATGGATTTTTACAATCTGACTGTGATGAACAACTCATTATCTCAATTGCATTTAATCAAGCAGTTAAAATTCATAGCATCAAAGTGAAAGCCCCTGCTGGAAAGGGTCCTAAGAATATAAGACTGTTCATAAATCAACCAAGAACATTGGATTTCGACCAAATTAATAGTTTCAATAGTGTTCAAGATTTAGAATTTAAACCTGAAGAATTAGACGGCACACCTGTCAACTTAAGATTTGTTAAATTCCAAAATGTGCAGAATATTCAAGTATTTATCAAAGATAACCAAGAAGGAGGTGAAGTTACTCAAATAGATCATCTGGTTTTTATAGGAACACCAATAACTACCACTAATATGGGTGATTTCAAGAGAGTGGCTGGTAAAAAAGGAGAATGTCATTAA